Proteins encoded by one window of Labrus bergylta chromosome 2, fLabBer1.1, whole genome shotgun sequence:
- the noxa1 gene encoding NADPH oxidase activator 1, producing the protein MLYTELLRLWDEAVQAVDAKDWEGSLAKLDQISEHSSRTLFNAASAHLALGELELAMKALDLTISKDQRLAVGFFQRAAVMMQIDRLEEALSDCIWAQKHMRGNMVIDYRQLGLRFKLFSWQVLYNAAAVYCRMGQWEQSREVLLSASQERGGVRGGNIEAALDSVMREEVLAPLLVPEGVVFRPRKQEVEQLQQRDFLGKSKVISSMIPNDDFGGFEPLRMQKPGFYEPKVDGPQDSRYMRLRTPYMARGPGQLTVPGGAMVFLFAEEDRDGMATVIYDGQRGLLPVSLLDPAVVKSSKGKMEKLQKVPSGIPLPPGLKPPTRPKAQPSSAAPPRDTPPPSYITATHAPLPASEPPRYTANAASDQHADSAQDADAGSVVVKVHYTYTVALSVPLDTPYSELKERIAQKLGQPASQLRLRHKLHGSRALIPLGGEEEPGRTMQEVAEAGRATLWCQTEDPLANRSILYQMVALYDYAAQGPEDLEFSEGDTIDILGDVNEEWLEGHCAGNIGIFPSCFAYQENIAESLDSLS; encoded by the exons aTGCTGTACACGGAGTTACTGCGGCTGTGGGACGAGGCGGTGCAGGCGGTGGACGCCAAGGACTGGGAAGGATCTCTGGCTAAACTGGATCAGATCAGTGAACACTCGTCTCGCACTCTGTTTAATGCTGCATCAGCTCACCTGGCTCTGGGAGAGCTGGAACTGGCCATGAAG GCTTTAGACCTCACCATTTCCAAGGATCAACGTCTGGCAGTGGGTTTCTTCCAGAGAGCAGCTGTGATGATGCAGATTGACAG gttggAAGAGGCTCTGTCGGACTGCATCTGGGCACAGAAACACATGAGAGGAAACATGGTCATCGACTACAGACAGCTTGGACTACGATTCAAACTGTTTAGCTGGCAG GTGTTGTATAATGCCGCAGCTGTCTACTGTCGGATGGGCCAGTGGGAGCAGTCGAGGGAGGTGCTGCTGTCAGCATCccaggagagagggggagttCGAGGGGGGAACATAGAGGCGGCTCTGGACAGCGTCATG aggGAGGAGGTCCTGGCTCCTCTGCTGGTGCCGGAGGGGGTGGTGTTTCGTcccaggaaacaggaagtggagcaGCTGCAGCAAAGAGACTTCTTGGGCAAATCAAAG gtgatttcttccaTGATTCCCAATGATGACTTTGGAGGCTTTGAACCTTTAAGGATGCAG AAACCTGGTTTCTATGAACCCAAAGTGGACGGACCTCA GGATTCTCGGTACATGCGTCTGCGGACCCCTTACATGGCTCGGGGCCCCGGACAGCTGACTGTGCCAGGAGGGGCCATGGTGTTTTTATTCGCAGAGGAGGACAGGGACGGGATGGCGACCGTCATTTATGAcggacag AGAGGACTTCTGCCCGTGTCCCTGCTTGATCCTGCAGTTGTCAAGTCATCCAAAGGCAAAATGGAAAAG TTGCAGAAAGTTCCCAGTGGGATCCCTCTCCCACCTGGACTGAAACCACCCACTCGCCCAAAGGCCCAGCccagctctgcagctcctcctcggG ACACTCCACCTCCATCCTACATCACCGCCACCCACGCACCGCTGCCAGCCTCCGAGCCTCCCAGGTACACAGCCAACGCAGCCAGCGACCAG CATGCAGACTCAGCTCAGGACGCAGACGCGGGATCTGTGGTGGTGAAAGTCCATTACACGTACACTGTGGCTCTGTCCGTCCCTCTGGACACACCGTACAGCGAACTGAAGGAGAGGATTGCGCAGAAATTGGGCCAGCCAGCATCTCAGCTGCGCCTCAG ACATAAACTGCACGGCTCCCGGGCGCTCATACCTCTGGGTGGGGAGGAGGAGCCTGGCCGCACCATGCAGGAGGTGGCTGAGGCCGGCAGGGCAACCCTGTGGTGCCAG ACAGAAGACCCACTGGCCAACCGTTCCATCCTGTACCAGATGGTGGCGCTGTATGACTATGCTGCCCAGGGCCCGGAGGACCTGGAGTTCAGCGAGGGAGACACCATCGACATCCTGGGTGACG TTAATGAGGAGTGGCTGGAGGGACACTGTGCAGGAAACATCGGCATCTTCCCCAGCTGCTTCGCCTACCAAGAGAACATCGCTGAGAGCCTTGACAGCCTGTCATAA